A DNA window from Pseudodesulfovibrio thermohalotolerans contains the following coding sequences:
- a CDS encoding SU10 major capsid protein, translating into MAQATTYSVVNYDGRIFKLLRKNLALLKAIGALRNGTIVPVSSPFFENTIYDNSAAAAQKSNLEGQDANKNTLTTRDNVVNVLEIFHEDVNVSYTKSAAVGQMASDSVGNRSSVGAELPFQLMGAVDGFMEQVSKAFLYGEYAVGSDSTPRRTRGLLPSITTNVVVADAGSGAADSFSRDYFEEMVLAWFANGGSLTGNAVILTSGLQKLWIDRIYGKPEENRTIAGTNLQVVSTPLGDFPIMIDHHMPTDVISIANLDMLQVKGLYIPKRGIIFEEELAKTGASDKTQLYGELGLDSGDETAHAKLTNLVTTRPTD; encoded by the coding sequence ATGGCCCAAGCCACTACCTACAGTGTCGTCAACTACGACGGCCGCATTTTCAAGCTCCTGCGCAAGAACCTCGCCCTCTTGAAGGCGATCGGCGCTCTGCGCAACGGCACCATCGTCCCCGTCTCGTCCCCGTTTTTCGAGAACACCATCTACGACAACTCCGCGGCCGCCGCGCAGAAGTCCAACCTCGAAGGACAGGACGCTAACAAGAACACCCTGACTACCCGCGACAACGTGGTCAACGTCCTCGAGATCTTCCACGAAGACGTGAACGTCAGCTACACCAAGTCCGCCGCCGTCGGCCAGATGGCATCCGACTCTGTGGGCAACCGTTCCAGCGTCGGCGCTGAACTCCCGTTCCAGCTCATGGGCGCTGTCGACGGCTTTATGGAGCAGGTCTCCAAGGCCTTCCTGTACGGCGAATACGCCGTTGGTTCCGACTCCACTCCCCGTCGCACCCGCGGCCTCCTGCCGAGCATCACGACCAACGTCGTTGTCGCCGACGCCGGTTCCGGCGCCGCTGACAGCTTCTCCAGGGACTACTTCGAGGAAATGGTCCTCGCCTGGTTCGCCAATGGCGGTTCCCTGACCGGTAACGCCGTGATCCTGACCTCCGGCCTCCAGAAGCTCTGGATCGACCGCATCTACGGGAAGCCAGAGGAAAACCGTACCATCGCTGGTACCAACCTGCAGGTCGTGTCCACCCCCTTGGGTGACTTCCCGATCATGATCGACCATCACATGCCGACCGACGTGATCTCCATCGCGAACCTCGACATGTTGCAGGTCAAGGGCCTGTACATCCCGAAGAGGGGCATCATCTTCGAGGAGGAACTGGCAAAGACCGGCGCTTCCGACAAGACCCAGCTCTACGGGGAACTCGGCCTGGACTCCGGTGACGAGACCGCTCACGCGAAGCTCACGAACCTGGTCACGACCCGTCCCACCGACTAG
- a CDS encoding LIM domain-containing protein, with translation MKCQKCGETLPGPSQRHRANPFCQQCLDTAFYALPPNPAEPSKSFMSPRSIKQLEEVGITKLPEDDSWRPDNTRYLLPVAEDSFPYDQDELIDFLQNGAKAQTTTMTFSVDGIDERHKEIAAMIARQMPKKEEKR, from the coding sequence ATGAAGTGCCAGAAGTGCGGCGAGACACTGCCCGGACCATCGCAGCGCCACAGGGCCAATCCCTTTTGTCAGCAATGCCTGGATACGGCTTTTTACGCTCTTCCGCCCAATCCCGCTGAGCCGTCAAAGTCATTCATGTCTCCTCGGTCAATCAAGCAACTTGAAGAGGTCGGAATCACAAAATTGCCGGAAGACGACTCGTGGCGCCCTGACAACACGAGATACCTGTTGCCTGTTGCGGAGGATTCGTTCCCGTATGACCAGGACGAGCTGATTGATTTCCTCCAAAATGGTGCCAAAGCGCAGACAACAACAATGACATTCTCGGTTGATGGCATTGACGAGCGGCACAAGGAAATCGCCGCAATGATCGCCAGGCAAATGCCAAAAAAAGAAGAAAAACGATGA
- a CDS encoding phage minor capsid protein has protein sequence MPTSKEAPWQKAVDTGVRLVLSAYEDGSGRLLKVLSKHRKDTGRWAKSRIDRTMKLVNKELATMEERIILGLESGAEIAVGSINGKWLGIPSDIARTKAQTARMAAQIQEQLTLEAREVVRQSTLLDTTKKDSAKQLSDKHVSRGLTTNFADKSGKKWKSDTYFEVLAYAAVGNAARNAQIDKIAEDGSNLVLVAGPAGGCPKCAPWIGLVLSLVGDTDEYQTVDEAMNSGLFHPRCRHYPIPYQPEKEKKKKE, from the coding sequence ATGCCCACAAGCAAAGAAGCCCCCTGGCAAAAGGCTGTCGATACCGGCGTCAGGCTGGTTTTGTCGGCATACGAAGATGGCTCCGGGAGGCTCCTGAAAGTCCTGTCAAAGCACCGCAAGGATACAGGCCGGTGGGCGAAGTCCAGGATTGATCGCACCATGAAGCTGGTCAACAAGGAGTTGGCAACCATGGAGGAGCGCATCATCCTTGGGCTTGAAAGCGGGGCAGAGATTGCGGTCGGGTCGATCAACGGCAAGTGGCTCGGTATTCCGTCCGACATCGCAAGGACAAAGGCGCAGACAGCCAGAATGGCCGCCCAGATCCAGGAGCAGTTGACACTGGAAGCCCGGGAGGTCGTCCGTCAATCAACGCTTCTCGACACGACGAAAAAGGACTCGGCCAAGCAGTTGTCAGACAAGCACGTCTCCCGCGGCCTGACCACGAATTTCGCCGACAAGTCCGGGAAGAAGTGGAAGTCAGACACATATTTCGAGGTGTTGGCCTACGCGGCTGTCGGAAACGCCGCAAGAAACGCCCAAATCGACAAAATCGCCGAGGACGGCAGTAACCTGGTCCTTGTTGCCGGTCCTGCCGGCGGATGCCCGAAATGCGCACCATGGATCGGCCTTGTCCTGTCCCTTGTCGGCGACACTGACGAATACCAGACCGTCGACGAGGCCATGAACTCCGGCCTGTTTCACCCTCGGTGCCGCCACTATCCCATCCCCTATCAGCCCGAAAAAGAGAAAAAAAAGAAGGAATAG
- a CDS encoding HK97 gp10 family phage protein, with translation MAKITPLDFVMVAMRKKHGIRKAAEAAGKFARDEAVKRAPVDKGKLEESIMYEVTGDDNSVNVSIRIKKGRKANAYATKMHEDHYNLGPRSQEKNSKSDVVVGRKYLERAFDENVDEILRIVGGKLREEFK, from the coding sequence ATGGCTAAAATCACACCGCTTGATTTTGTCATGGTGGCGATGCGGAAGAAACACGGGATACGGAAGGCTGCCGAGGCGGCCGGAAAATTTGCCCGTGACGAAGCCGTCAAACGCGCCCCGGTCGACAAGGGGAAGCTTGAAGAGTCGATCATGTACGAGGTCACCGGCGACGACAACTCGGTGAATGTCTCGATCCGCATCAAAAAAGGGCGAAAGGCGAATGCCTACGCCACGAAAATGCACGAAGACCACTACAACCTGGGGCCAAGGTCGCAGGAGAAAAACAGCAAATCAGACGTGGTTGTCGGGCGCAAATACCTGGAGCGGGCTTTCGACGAAAATGTTGACGAAATCCTCCGGATCGTCGGCGGAAAGTTGCGGGAGGAGTTCAAATGA
- a CDS encoding phage tail tape measure protein: MNVGTLSATLSLDSRAFMTGLSAATKGSNKLQGAMDFLSSSAGRTALAIGGVGLAATLMAKAIAKSTEVGAKFENEMRKVQAVSRATEAQYEAMSEAALDAAKVTMWTATQSASAMKFLAMAGFDANQAMEALPSVLQLATAGMLDVASAADITTNIMSGFGMTVDDLQRANNVIVATATSSNTSVEELGEAMKYAAPVAHALGYSIEDTAAMMSILANAGIKGSMAGTNMAQSLLKAEKAAKAFGIEGGDVLAVISKMKDESATVIDYQKTFGLIPLKTVLVMRDNIDAIKLQTLAIKKANLDGVAAKTANTMEKGVIPAWQRLMSAGENLGVNVFGTFSDELASALDEIASAINTVEPLITGLVESMIKLMKVGHDPIGELFPKETADRIKEIMFVVSLGTVYTSDGYDLISDRIAKKNAEDYVDPMGKKPVYNDGVKDDDRLKYLQKVKEEYLEFQKYYKDGRLGAEDPGDWVSYWEVRDPSKNMTPVTTDAVSDQIMDLLEKQQKLEESAKDYKKAVEEGWTTTYERKIGKINTELDALKGKEDDLSSAKRAALESERDDLNAQNDYASFVELDKLKRESDLSGLEGTKRKRKEAELELDAVMRNTAATLDQKSIANEIYDLKIKEIEKEERLTEQKKAQLLLKEQEGRLESSDNAVVAAHRQAELASIKLDLDKQLKQNLWDRVDAVVEYNQLLEDGKITQTQYNRLVRDAKKIEQDRNTVAIATDADRRDDLFKAKMKSLSGRIKSANDQSALDGADTEYQRDIVRTQQEYRDILAEIDGLEVDDSQRQALIAKADAWKQVADAASLAKEQERQSAADLAMVTSSIQSMSGAVEGPLADSFESLAAGSLPDLTDMAGAMMKELQLTIAKLAAELTAQGLFHSVMSFVDQANTAYHAAAAARAYSGAAVMATITAGSFLGSQFHAGVTELGEDLDNVSLIKGERVVDADTNQDLKSFLAGKSSSSQSVSVSVTQQFPAGTNYGEIAQHAAFIKEQAKQGVMEGIANLEPIADSIASVSGR; this comes from the coding sequence ATGAACGTCGGCACCCTTTCCGCGACCCTGTCGCTCGACAGCCGCGCCTTCATGACCGGTCTCTCGGCCGCCACGAAAGGCTCGAACAAACTGCAGGGTGCAATGGACTTCCTCTCTTCGTCTGCCGGCAGGACTGCCCTGGCCATTGGCGGTGTCGGACTTGCCGCCACTTTGATGGCCAAGGCAATCGCGAAATCCACCGAGGTCGGTGCCAAATTCGAAAACGAGATGAGGAAGGTCCAGGCAGTCAGCCGGGCCACTGAAGCGCAATACGAAGCCATGTCCGAAGCGGCCCTGGATGCCGCCAAGGTCACCATGTGGACGGCAACCCAGTCCGCTTCCGCAATGAAGTTCCTCGCAATGGCCGGTTTCGATGCTAACCAGGCCATGGAAGCTCTCCCATCAGTCCTGCAACTGGCAACAGCCGGGATGCTCGACGTCGCCTCGGCGGCCGACATCACAACCAACATCATGTCCGGTTTCGGGATGACGGTCGACGACTTGCAAAGGGCAAACAACGTCATCGTCGCAACGGCCACCAGCTCAAACACGTCGGTCGAGGAACTTGGCGAGGCGATGAAGTACGCCGCCCCTGTCGCCCACGCGCTCGGATATTCGATCGAGGACACGGCGGCCATGATGTCAATCTTGGCGAATGCCGGCATCAAGGGGTCCATGGCCGGTACGAACATGGCCCAGTCCCTCTTGAAAGCGGAGAAGGCCGCCAAGGCCTTCGGCATCGAAGGTGGAGACGTGCTGGCTGTCATCAGCAAGATGAAGGACGAAAGCGCGACCGTCATCGACTACCAGAAGACATTCGGGCTGATTCCGCTCAAGACGGTCCTGGTAATGCGGGACAACATCGATGCGATCAAGCTCCAGACCCTGGCTATCAAGAAGGCCAACCTCGACGGCGTGGCCGCCAAGACGGCCAACACAATGGAGAAGGGGGTTATTCCCGCCTGGCAACGCCTGATGTCAGCCGGCGAAAATCTTGGCGTTAACGTGTTCGGAACGTTTTCCGACGAACTCGCGTCGGCGCTTGACGAAATCGCGTCTGCGATCAACACCGTCGAACCGCTTATAACCGGCCTCGTCGAGTCGATGATCAAGCTGATGAAGGTCGGGCATGACCCGATCGGTGAGCTGTTTCCCAAAGAGACCGCCGACAGGATCAAAGAGATCATGTTCGTTGTGTCGCTTGGAACTGTTTACACGTCAGACGGTTATGATCTCATCAGCGATCGTATCGCCAAGAAAAACGCCGAAGACTACGTTGATCCGATGGGCAAAAAGCCCGTCTACAACGACGGCGTGAAAGACGACGACCGCCTCAAGTACCTGCAGAAGGTCAAGGAGGAGTACCTGGAGTTCCAGAAATACTACAAGGACGGCCGACTCGGTGCAGAAGACCCCGGAGACTGGGTCTCGTATTGGGAGGTGCGTGATCCATCAAAAAACATGACGCCTGTCACGACAGACGCTGTGTCTGACCAGATCATGGACCTGCTCGAAAAGCAACAGAAGCTCGAGGAGTCCGCGAAGGACTACAAGAAGGCCGTCGAAGAAGGGTGGACGACCACATACGAGCGCAAGATCGGCAAGATCAACACCGAACTCGACGCCCTGAAAGGCAAGGAAGACGACTTGTCGTCGGCAAAGCGCGCGGCTCTCGAGTCGGAGCGCGACGACCTGAACGCCCAGAACGATTACGCGTCGTTCGTCGAGCTGGACAAGCTGAAACGGGAATCGGACTTGTCAGGCCTTGAAGGGACGAAGCGCAAGCGCAAGGAGGCCGAACTCGAACTCGACGCCGTCATGCGAAACACGGCGGCGACTTTGGACCAGAAGTCGATCGCAAACGAGATATACGATCTCAAGATCAAAGAGATCGAAAAAGAAGAAAGGCTGACAGAGCAGAAAAAAGCACAACTCCTCTTGAAGGAGCAGGAAGGTCGCCTCGAATCGTCAGACAACGCGGTAGTCGCCGCACATCGACAAGCAGAACTCGCAAGCATCAAGCTCGACCTGGACAAACAGCTCAAGCAGAACTTGTGGGATCGTGTAGACGCTGTTGTCGAATACAACCAGTTGCTCGAAGACGGGAAGATAACCCAGACCCAGTACAACAGGCTCGTCAGAGACGCGAAGAAGATCGAGCAGGATCGCAACACCGTGGCTATCGCCACCGACGCTGACAGGCGGGATGATTTGTTCAAGGCGAAGATGAAGTCTTTGTCCGGGAGAATCAAGTCGGCGAACGACCAGTCAGCTCTTGACGGAGCAGACACGGAATACCAGCGCGATATCGTCAGGACGCAACAGGAATACAGAGATATCCTGGCCGAAATCGACGGCCTCGAGGTCGACGACAGCCAGCGCCAGGCATTGATCGCCAAGGCCGATGCATGGAAACAGGTTGCTGATGCCGCATCCCTTGCAAAAGAGCAGGAGCGGCAGTCGGCGGCCGACTTGGCCATGGTCACCAGTTCAATACAGTCAATGTCCGGGGCGGTCGAGGGGCCGCTTGCAGACTCGTTCGAGTCGCTCGCTGCCGGCAGTCTACCGGACCTGACAGATATGGCCGGGGCGATGATGAAAGAACTACAGCTCACGATCGCTAAGCTGGCGGCGGAGCTGACGGCCCAGGGCCTGTTCCACTCCGTCATGAGCTTCGTTGACCAGGCAAACACGGCGTATCACGCTGCGGCGGCCGCCAGGGCGTATTCCGGAGCGGCCGTCATGGCGACGATCACGGCAGGGTCATTCCTCGGGTCCCAGTTCCATGCCGGCGTGACCGAGCTCGGCGAGGACCTGGACAACGTAAGCCTGATCAAGGGCGAACGTGTTGTCGACGCTGACACCAACCAAGATCTCAAGTCGTTCCTGGCCGGGAAGTCGTCGTCCAGCCAGTCCGTGTCCGTTTCCGTTACCCAGCAGTTCCCCGCTGGAACCAACTACGGCGAGATAGCGCAACATGCCGCGTTCATCAAGGAACAGGCGAAACAGGGCGTGATGGAAGGCATCGCCAACCTCGAGCCTATCGCCGATTCGATCGCGTCAGTTTCCGGCAGATAG